CACGACCCGTGGCCATATTCGCCGTCACGCGCACGTCGCCTTCATAGTCCGTGGTGGTAAGTCCAGTGCCGCTCTGGTTAACCGCTAGGGCAACCCCATTTGTGACACCCCTATAGGTGAAATTGCCGGAGCGCGGCATTTCTGGGGTCACAAATCCAATAACCCCGCGGTGCCACTGGCTCACACCCAAAATATTGGTGCCGACAACCTCGATCTGACGAACGAATTGCGTGTTGCCTGGGTTAGTGACCAGCAGCCTGTTTCCGTTTCTGTCCGTACCCCACTGGCCCTCGATATAAGTGCCGGAATATTCATTCGGGCCAGCGCCCTGACCACTGCCAGTCACCATTGTGCCTGCAGCAGGATTATAAGATGCGCCGTTGCTTGTTGTCGCAACCGACCCTTGGGTCGTCGGGGCAACCGTCGCCCGGTTGAGATTCGCAGATTGATTACTGTTAAAGCCGAAATCTCGGCGATGGCTCTCTGCGCCGCTATCACCACCACTGCAGGCGGCAAGCGCCAATAGCGACACCAGCATCAAACTACGCATTCCAAACATCGGCTCAGCCCTTTACGATTTGTTAATCTCATCTGCACGATGGACTGAAAGCATCACAAGAATTAACGAATATGCGACGGCCATTGCGTAATACGATGTTGCCAAAATACGTCCATAGACATCTAAAACGACGAAAGCCGATAAGCCGCACCGCATCATTTTGATCGCTTATGCGACAATCCGATATAATTCCAACATTCTTCAACACGCGTGCGGGGCATAAACCTAAAACTGCGAAGGGCCTTGCGCATGATCTCCTGCATGAAGTGCCCATAATATAGTCATCACAGCCGATCCGCCGCCATTCAGATAAATCTGTTACAATCGCCCGCTATCGCGGCCCGGTCCTTTTAGAAACCGGAGCATATGATGGCCAACCGTTTCCTCGCCGCCGCCGCAACGCTTGTGCTGATGTCAGCCTTGCCCGCCCATGCCTTTCAACTTGATGCGCGCTATACCGACGCCGACGGCGATATGGTTGCCGATATCCCGACCGATCCGGCGCAATTGGTCGATCCTGAAACGCTGATCTTCGCCTATACACCTGTCGAGGACCCTTCGGTCTATATCGATGTCTGGGCGGAATTTCTGGATCACCTTTCCAGCGTCACCGGCAAGCCAGTTGAATTCTTCCCCGTGCAATCCAATGCCGCCCAATACGAGGCCCTGCGCGCGGGCCGTCTGCATATCGCGGGCGTGAACACCGGCGGCAATCCGATCGCTGTCGCCTGTTTGGGTTTCCGCCCCTTCGCCATGATGGCGCGCGAGGATGGCACCTTCGGCTACGAGATGGAAATCATCACCCATCCGAACTCCGGCATCACCGAGATTGGCGATCTGGCAGGCCGCCAACTGGCGTTTACGTCCGAGACCTCGAACTCGGGTTTCAAGGCGCCGCAAGCGCTGCTGGAATCGGAATTCGCGATGGTGGCGGGCACCGATTACACACCGGCATTCTCGGGCGCGCATGACAATTCGATCCTGGGCGTCGCCAATGCCGATTACGATGCGGCGGCTGTCGCAAACTCGGTGCTGAAACGCATGATCGCACGTGATGTGGTCTCGGCCGATGCGCTGACGACGATCTATACCTCGGCCACCTTCCCGACCACCGGCTATGGCGTTGCCCATAACCTGACGCCCGAACTGCAAGACAGCATCGCCGAGGCGTTCTTCAGCTTTGACTGGGCGGGCACTGCGCTGGAAGCCGAGTTTGCCGCGCAGGGCGAGTCGAAATTCGTGCCCATCACCTTTGCCGCAGACTGGGCCGTTGTGCGCCAGATCGATGCAGCGATGGGCGTTGAATACACCTGCAACTGATCGCAGCCGATCATCAGCGGGGCGGGGCGATCAACGCCTCGCCCCTTTGCTTACCCCATGAAAGGGCCCGGAAATGCTGGATGTCACGAGATTATCCAAAACCTATCGCACCGGCGATCAGGCCCTTAGCGATGTGTCGTTCTCGCTACCGCAGGGGCAGGTCGTCGGGCTGATCGGGCCGTCTGGCGCGGGAAAATCGACGCTGATCCGTTGCATCAACCGTCTGGTTGCGCCAACGACTGGTTCCGTCAAGCTGAACGGGATCGAGCTGACCACCCTGAATGCCCGCGATCTGCGCAAAGCGCGCCGCCGCATCGGCATGATCTTTCAGGAATATGCGCTGGTCGAACGGCTGAGCGTGATGGAAAACGTGTTGTCGGGCCGCTTGGGCTATGTGCCGTTCTGGCGCAGCTTTACCCGCCGCTTTCCGGGCCATGATATCGCGCGCGCCTTTCAACTGCTGGACCGGGTGGGCCTTGCCCAACATGCCGACAAACGCGCCGATGCGTTATCGGGCGGCCAGCGCCAACGCGTCGGCATCGCCCGCGCGCTGGAGCAGGACCCCGAGCTGCTGCTGGTGGACGAGCCGACCGCCAGCCTCGATCCGCGCACCTCGCGCCAGATCATGCGCCTGATCACCGAGATTTGCCGCGAAAGCGGTCTGCCCGCGATTGTGAACATCCATGATGTGGTGCTGGCGCAGGCCTTTACCGACCGCATCATCGGCCTGCGCGCGGGCCGCATCGTGTTCGACGGCCCGCCAAGCGCACTGTCGCATGATGTGCTGACCACGATTTATGGCGAGGAAGACTGGAACGCCATGCGCAAGGGCACCGCAGAACAACAAGATGCCGAGGCTGAGGCCGACGCCGCGATGCAAGTCTTGGCTGCCCAGTGAATACTTATCCCACGCGCTGGACGCGCCCGCCTCAGATCATCCGCTCTAAATTCTGGCGCATCGCACTGATGCTGCTGGCGCTGGCCTATCTGGTGGCGGCCAGTGCCTCGATCGATGTGAACTGGACCCGCGTATCCGAGGGGCTGACCCGCGGCGCGCGCTTTGTCGGTGGATTTCTGACGCCCGATTTCACCACCCGCTGGCGCGATATCTCGCAAGGGTTGGTGGAAAGCCTGACGATGACGCTGACCGCGACTGTGGCGGGGGTGCTGATCTCGATCCCGTTCGGCATCGGCGCGGCGCGCAATATCTCGCCCGTCTGGGTCTATAGCTTTTGCCGCGCGGTGATTGCGCTGTCGCGTTCGCTGCAAGAGATTATCGTCGCGATCTTGCTGGTGGCGTTCTTTGGCTTTGGCGCTTTTGCAGGCTTTGTCACGCTGACCTTTGCCACCATCGGCTTTATCGGCAAGCTGCTGGCCGATGATATCGAGGAATGCGACCCCAAACAGATCGAGGCGATCCGCGCCACCGGCGCAAGCTGGGGGCAGGTGGTGCATTACGCCGTCCAGCCCCAAGTGATGCCGCGCATGATCGGCCTGTCGGTCTATCGCCTTGATATCAACTTTCGCGAAAGCGCCGTCATCGGCATCGTCGGCGCGGGCGGCATTGGCGGCACGCTGGACACTGCCATGTCGCGCTATGATT
Above is a genomic segment from Ketogulonicigenium vulgare WSH-001 containing:
- a CDS encoding transferrin-binding protein-like solute binding protein; protein product: MFGMRSLMLVSLLALAACSGGDSGAESHRRDFGFNSNQSANLNRATVAPTTQGSVATTSNGASYNPAAGTMVTGSGQGAGPNEYSGTYIEGQWGTDRNGNRLLVTNPGNTQFVRQIEVVGTNILGVSQWHRGVIGFVTPEMPRSGNFTYRGVTNGVALAVNQSGTGLTTTDYEGDVRVTANMATGRGNFAVSNVQAADGVGAAPFNALSSQFQINGRQLRSVNNGNATLDVAGAPTDRTVFSDVNGLFFGPNAIEVGAGYQIQSEDIRINGAFVARR
- the phnD gene encoding phosphate/phosphite/phosphonate ABC transporter substrate-binding protein; its protein translation is MMANRFLAAAATLVLMSALPAHAFQLDARYTDADGDMVADIPTDPAQLVDPETLIFAYTPVEDPSVYIDVWAEFLDHLSSVTGKPVEFFPVQSNAAQYEALRAGRLHIAGVNTGGNPIAVACLGFRPFAMMAREDGTFGYEMEIITHPNSGITEIGDLAGRQLAFTSETSNSGFKAPQALLESEFAMVAGTDYTPAFSGAHDNSILGVANADYDAAAVANSVLKRMIARDVVSADALTTIYTSATFPTTGYGVAHNLTPELQDSIAEAFFSFDWAGTALEAEFAAQGESKFVPITFAADWAVVRQIDAAMGVEYTCN
- the phnC gene encoding phosphonate ABC transporter ATP-binding protein; the protein is MLDVTRLSKTYRTGDQALSDVSFSLPQGQVVGLIGPSGAGKSTLIRCINRLVAPTTGSVKLNGIELTTLNARDLRKARRRIGMIFQEYALVERLSVMENVLSGRLGYVPFWRSFTRRFPGHDIARAFQLLDRVGLAQHADKRADALSGGQRQRVGIARALEQDPELLLVDEPTASLDPRTSRQIMRLITEICRESGLPAIVNIHDVVLAQAFTDRIIGLRAGRIVFDGPPSALSHDVLTTIYGEEDWNAMRKGTAEQQDAEAEADAAMQVLAAQ
- the phnE gene encoding phosphonate ABC transporter, permease protein PhnE, whose amino-acid sequence is MNTYPTRWTRPPQIIRSKFWRIALMLLALAYLVAASASIDVNWTRVSEGLTRGARFVGGFLTPDFTTRWRDISQGLVESLTMTLTATVAGVLISIPFGIGAARNISPVWVYSFCRAVIALSRSLQEIIVAILLVAFFGFGAFAGFVTLTFATIGFIGKLLADDIEECDPKQIEAIRATGASWGQVVHYAVQPQVMPRMIGLSVYRLDINFRESAVIGIVGAGGIGGTLDTAMSRYDYSSAGAILLIIIAIVMLSEYASSRMRGWLK